From one Hyphomicrobiales bacterium genomic stretch:
- the fabI gene encoding enoyl-ACP reductase FabI, whose translation MADAVGLMRGKRGLVMGVANNRSIAWGIAKACHTAGAELAFTYQGDALKKRVEPLAAEVASSIVVECDVTRPESIDAVFSTIERSWGTLDFVVHAIAYSDKDQLDGRYVDTTADNFSKTMLISCFSFTSIAQRAERLMPNGGSLLTLTYYGAEKVMPHYNVMGVAKAALEASVRYLAADLGKGGIRVNAISAGPIKTLAASGISDFRYILKWNEYNSPLRRTVTIEEVGGAGVYLLSDLARGVTGEVHHVDSGYHVVGMKNEDAPDISVNRE comes from the coding sequence ATGGCAGATGCTGTCGGCCTCATGAGGGGCAAGCGCGGTCTGGTGATGGGGGTCGCCAACAACCGCTCGATCGCCTGGGGCATCGCCAAGGCGTGCCACACGGCCGGCGCCGAACTGGCCTTCACCTACCAAGGTGATGCGCTCAAGAAGCGTGTCGAGCCGCTCGCCGCCGAGGTCGCCAGTTCCATTGTCGTCGAATGCGACGTGACCCGCCCCGAGAGCATCGATGCGGTCTTCTCCACCATCGAACGCAGCTGGGGCACGCTCGATTTCGTGGTCCACGCGATCGCCTATTCCGACAAGGATCAGCTCGACGGACGCTACGTCGACACCACCGCCGACAACTTCTCCAAGACGATGCTGATCTCCTGCTTCTCCTTCACCAGCATCGCCCAGCGTGCCGAGCGCCTCATGCCGAATGGCGGCTCCCTGCTGACCCTGACCTACTATGGCGCCGAGAAGGTCATGCCGCACTACAACGTCATGGGCGTCGCCAAGGCCGCGCTCGAGGCGAGCGTTCGTTATCTCGCCGCCGACCTCGGCAAGGGCGGCATCCGCGTCAACGCCATTTCCGCTGGTCCGATCAAGACCCTCGCGGCCTCCGGCATCAGCGATTTCCGCTACATCCTCAAATGGAACGAATACAACTCGCCATTGCGCCGGACGGTGACGATCGAGGAGGTCGGCGGCGCTGGCGTCTACTTGCTTTCGGACCTCGCGCGCGGAGTGACCGGTGAGGTCCACCACGTCGACAGCGGCTATCACGTGGTCGGCATGAAGAACGAGGATGCGCCAGATATTTCCGTCAACCGCGAATGA
- a CDS encoding aminotransferase class III-fold pyridoxal phosphate-dependent enzyme → MTNPKLSNADVRDIETLIHPYTNLATHRETGPTVLDRGEGVYVYDDKGRKYIEGLAGLWCTALGYGNAELIEAAREQMSKLAYTHIFGGKSHEPAIAVAEKLKEISPAPASKVLFSSSGSEANDTQIKLLWYYNNARGKPAKKKIISRERGYHGVTVAAASLTGLGPVHMDFDLPMARVHHTRCPHHYRQAEAGESEEAFASRCAAELEALIEREGPETVAAFIAEPVMGAGGVVVPPATYFEKVQAVLAKHDIMMIADEVICGFGRTGNMFGSETFGIKPDTITVAKALTSAYVPLGAVTISEPVYQAMLDESRKIGTFGHGYTYAGHPVGCAVALKTLEIYERDNIVGHVKDVAKTFQKRLRALADHPLVGEARGVGLIGAVELVADKKAKTAFDPKKGVGGKAVAMCQQEGVILRALIGDALAFCPPLIITHAQIDEMFDSVERGLDKVLDWAKGERLLAA, encoded by the coding sequence ATGACCAACCCCAAACTCTCGAATGCCGACGTACGGGACATCGAGACGCTCATCCATCCCTACACCAATCTCGCGACGCACCGCGAGACCGGGCCGACCGTCCTCGACCGCGGGGAGGGTGTCTACGTTTACGACGACAAGGGGCGCAAGTACATCGAAGGGCTGGCCGGTCTCTGGTGCACCGCACTCGGCTACGGCAACGCCGAGTTGATCGAAGCCGCGCGCGAGCAGATGTCGAAGCTCGCCTACACCCACATCTTCGGCGGCAAGAGCCACGAGCCGGCGATCGCGGTTGCCGAGAAGCTCAAGGAGATTTCGCCCGCGCCGGCCTCCAAGGTACTTTTTTCGTCGTCCGGCTCGGAGGCCAACGACACACAGATCAAGTTGCTCTGGTATTACAACAATGCGCGGGGCAAGCCGGCCAAGAAGAAGATCATCTCGCGCGAGCGCGGCTACCACGGTGTCACGGTCGCCGCCGCCAGCTTGACCGGTCTCGGTCCGGTGCACATGGACTTCGACCTGCCGATGGCCCGTGTCCACCACACGCGCTGCCCGCATCATTATCGTCAGGCCGAGGCGGGCGAGAGCGAGGAGGCTTTCGCGAGCCGCTGCGCCGCTGAACTCGAGGCCCTCATCGAGCGCGAGGGGCCCGAGACCGTCGCCGCCTTCATCGCCGAGCCGGTGATGGGCGCGGGTGGCGTCGTGGTGCCGCCGGCGACCTACTTCGAGAAGGTCCAGGCAGTGCTCGCCAAGCACGACATCATGATGATCGCCGACGAGGTGATCTGCGGTTTCGGGCGCACCGGCAACATGTTCGGTTCCGAGACATTCGGCATAAAGCCTGACACCATCACAGTCGCCAAGGCGCTGACCTCCGCCTACGTCCCGCTCGGCGCCGTGACCATTTCCGAGCCGGTGTATCAGGCCATGCTCGATGAAAGTCGCAAGATCGGAACGTTCGGCCACGGCTACACCTACGCCGGCCACCCGGTCGGCTGCGCTGTGGCGCTCAAGACGCTCGAAATCTACGAGCGCGACAACATCGTCGGCCACGTCAAGGACGTCGCCAAGACCTTCCAGAAGCGCCTGCGGGCGCTCGCCGACCATCCGCTTGTCGGCGAGGCGCGCGGCGTCGGGCTGATCGGCGCGGTCGAACTCGTTGCCGACAAGAAGGCGAAGACCGCCTTCGATCCCAAGAAGGGCGTCGGCGGCAAGGCGGTTGCCATGTGCCAGCAGGAGGGCGTCATCCTGCGGGCCCTCATCGGCGATGCGCTGGCCTTCTGCCCGCCGCTGATCATCACACACGCCCAGATCGATGAGATGTTCGACAGTGTCGAGCGCGGCCTCGACAAGGTCCTCGACTGGGCCAAGGGCGAAAGGCTGCTCGCTGCCTGA
- a CDS encoding HlyD family efflux transporter periplasmic adaptor subunit, whose amino-acid sequence MIGTSWGRRIVCGLLVSATLALVSGDAGAHEGHDHGAPPPPVSTTIAPRVEASSEQIELVAVARGGDLVVHLDEFRTNAPLAGASIQVDSPIGVLTLTEAGEGTYVAAAPFVAEPGRHDLAITVIAGDVIDILAATLVVPEPPPAPQPVVSGGDLPAIVLGWLGDSAFASELRQRATSVDQKFWLMAIGAFVAGNLAMLIVLKRLVLFSILAAAALITFLAFQVGSARGEQSPALASDAVLARDLAQRFADGALFVPKPTQRILAIRTLFTEIAEHRRAIELPGRIIADPNASGLVQPTVTGRLTPREGGFPPLGARVAAGEVLAMVQPSLATADAIDQQQQAHELDQQIASVTRKLQRLRSIERLIARSQIEDAEIELKGLNERRANLARAPRRPEPLVAPVSGVIALANAIAGQIVEPSAIVFEIVDPASLIVEALAFEPSAMDRQAEGLATGGQRLTLAYLGTGMANRNQALPVHFRVEGDTSGLRIGQFVTVLASGTVSTPGIALPREAVLRSTNGQSIVYEHTNAERFVPREVRFEPLDAARVLIVAGLDRGRRIVTQGAELLNQIR is encoded by the coding sequence ATGATCGGGACCAGTTGGGGCCGACGAATTGTGTGCGGCCTTCTGGTGTCGGCGACGCTCGCTCTGGTGTCAGGCGATGCCGGCGCGCACGAAGGCCATGACCACGGTGCGCCACCGCCGCCCGTAAGCACGACGATCGCGCCGCGCGTCGAAGCATCGTCCGAGCAGATCGAGCTGGTGGCCGTCGCGCGGGGTGGCGACCTCGTCGTCCACCTCGACGAATTCCGCACGAATGCGCCCCTCGCCGGGGCCTCCATCCAAGTCGACTCGCCCATCGGTGTCCTGACGCTGACCGAGGCCGGTGAAGGCACCTATGTCGCCGCGGCGCCCTTCGTTGCCGAACCGGGGCGTCACGATCTCGCGATCACGGTCATCGCGGGCGACGTCATCGACATCCTCGCGGCAACTCTCGTCGTGCCCGAGCCGCCGCCCGCACCCCAGCCGGTCGTCTCGGGCGGCGACCTGCCGGCCATCGTCCTCGGCTGGCTGGGCGACTCCGCGTTCGCCTCGGAACTGCGCCAGCGCGCCACGAGCGTCGATCAGAAGTTCTGGCTGATGGCGATCGGCGCCTTCGTTGCCGGCAATCTCGCCATGCTGATCGTCCTCAAACGTCTCGTGCTGTTCTCGATCCTAGCTGCCGCGGCTCTGATCACCTTCCTCGCCTTTCAGGTGGGCTCGGCGCGTGGCGAGCAGTCGCCCGCGCTGGCGTCCGACGCCGTGCTTGCGCGCGATCTCGCCCAGCGCTTCGCCGACGGCGCCTTGTTCGTGCCCAAGCCCACCCAGCGCATCCTCGCCATCCGGACTCTCTTCACAGAGATCGCCGAGCACCGCCGCGCCATCGAATTGCCAGGACGGATCATCGCCGACCCCAACGCCAGCGGCCTCGTGCAGCCGACCGTCACCGGCCGCCTGACGCCACGAGAAGGCGGCTTTCCGCCGCTCGGCGCGCGTGTTGCAGCCGGCGAGGTGCTCGCCATGGTCCAGCCGTCGCTCGCCACCGCCGACGCCATCGACCAGCAGCAGCAGGCCCATGAACTCGACCAGCAGATCGCCTCGGTTACCAGGAAGCTCCAGCGGCTGCGCTCCATCGAGCGGCTGATTGCCCGTAGCCAGATCGAGGACGCGGAAATCGAGCTGAAGGGCCTCAATGAGCGGCGAGCCAATCTGGCCCGCGCGCCGCGGCGTCCCGAGCCGCTCGTTGCTCCGGTCAGCGGTGTGATCGCGCTTGCCAACGCCATCGCGGGCCAGATCGTCGAACCGAGCGCGATCGTCTTCGAGATCGTCGATCCCGCGAGCCTCATCGTCGAAGCCCTGGCCTTCGAGCCGAGTGCCATGGACCGCCAGGCCGAGGGGCTCGCTACGGGCGGCCAGCGATTGACGCTCGCCTACCTCGGCACCGGCATGGCGAACCGCAACCAGGCGCTACCGGTGCATTTTCGTGTCGAGGGCGACACATCGGGCCTGCGCATCGGCCAGTTCGTCACCGTGCTCGCTTCGGGCACCGTCTCGACTCCTGGCATAGCCTTGCCGCGCGAGGCGGTGTTGCGGAGCACGAATGGCCAGAGCATCGTCTATGAACACACCAACGCCGAGCGCTTCGTGCCGCGCGAAGTGCGCTTCGAGCCGCTCGACGCGGCTCGCGTGCTGATTGTCGCGGGCCTCGACCGTGGCCGGCGCATCGTCACGCAGGGTGCCGAACTGCTCAATCAGATCCGCTGA
- a CDS encoding DUF1499 domain-containing protein translates to MLGLAACNSIELTPQIQVNPSQSMLLTGTQRCSFADWAARLAFFAVQLLIVAIALHRFAGLATPVALNIAALAFAIAALGMLMAFVSFVRIWREGMGGLTQAVFAMLLGIGLLAWPAAVLPAYYALPEINDITTDVTTPPEFVRLAARPKMANPATYGGSDIAELQTEAYPDIRPIKVLRPAVEAFEITRNVMEKRGLRIITAVAPAGDERAGVIEAVDKTMVLGFDDDLIVRVTTLEEGSRIDVRSASRFGSHDFGRNAIRVRELLKQLNARLDTGSGSTALLSPTTSAFVAHSAEITEDEAATVLPPSRTSPPLGSRQRGSRTPELPVRATAPIDKSRPAARAKPTPRPAEQARPKPQPRPTPAAAAPKKTRVVRAPEVRRPAPAPKATPAAPQPAAAPPPSSFQPGLGGHAQSRNR, encoded by the coding sequence ATGCTGGGTCTTGCCGCCTGCAACTCGATAGAGCTGACCCCGCAGATACAAGTCAATCCGAGCCAATCGATGCTGCTCACTGGAACGCAACGCTGCTCTTTTGCCGACTGGGCCGCGCGCCTGGCGTTCTTTGCTGTGCAACTACTCATAGTTGCCATCGCGCTACATCGGTTCGCTGGTCTCGCAACGCCCGTGGCCTTGAACATCGCGGCGCTGGCCTTCGCGATCGCGGCGCTCGGCATGCTGATGGCCTTCGTCAGTTTCGTGCGAATCTGGCGCGAGGGCATGGGCGGCCTCACGCAGGCGGTGTTCGCGATGCTCCTCGGCATCGGGCTCCTCGCCTGGCCGGCAGCCGTCTTGCCGGCCTACTATGCGCTGCCGGAGATCAACGACATCACGACGGACGTCACCACGCCGCCCGAGTTCGTGCGGCTCGCCGCGCGCCCGAAGATGGCGAATCCCGCGACCTATGGTGGCTCCGACATCGCCGAGTTGCAGACCGAAGCCTATCCCGACATCCGGCCCATCAAAGTGCTGCGGCCCGCCGTCGAGGCCTTCGAAATCACCCGCAATGTCATGGAAAAGCGCGGGCTGAGGATCATCACGGCGGTCGCGCCCGCGGGCGACGAAAGGGCCGGCGTGATCGAAGCGGTCGACAAGACGATGGTTCTCGGCTTCGACGACGATCTCATCGTGCGGGTCACCACGCTCGAGGAAGGGTCGCGGATCGACGTGCGCTCGGCCTCGCGGTTCGGCTCACACGATTTCGGGCGCAACGCCATTCGCGTTCGTGAGCTCCTCAAGCAGCTCAATGCCCGGCTCGACACCGGCAGCGGTTCGACCGCGCTGCTCAGCCCGACGACCTCCGCGTTCGTCGCGCATTCGGCCGAGATCACCGAAGACGAGGCCGCAACGGTGCTCCCGCCGTCTCGGACCTCGCCGCCCCTCGGCTCGCGGCAGCGCGGCTCGCGCACGCCGGAGCTGCCCGTTCGCGCGACGGCACCAATCGACAAGTCGCGGCCCGCCGCGAGAGCCAAGCCAACTCCGAGACCTGCCGAGCAAGCCCGGCCCAAGCCGCAGCCCCGGCCTACGCCGGCCGCGGCGGCACCGAAAAAGACGAGGGTTGTCCGCGCACCCGAAGTTCGACGGCCAGCCCCCGCTCCGAAAGCCACTCCAGCTGCGCCTCAACCTGCAGCCGCGCCGCCGCCATCAAGTTTTCAGCCAGGCCTTGGTGGACACGCGCAGTCACGGAATCGATAG
- the pdxH gene encoding pyridoxamine 5'-phosphate oxidase, whose translation MSETADGDHSGPANVAGVEAFGATHEPFRRFAEWFDEAAASEPNDPNAMALATVDATGMPNVRMVLLKGFDGDGFVFYTNLESQKGREIAHCAKAALCFHWKSLRRQVRVRGALQGVSEQEADEYYHSRPLGSRLGAWASKQSRPLESAHALEAAVAAYTARYALATPPRPRHWSGFRLAPIEIEFWRDRPFRLHERIVFRRSRPDTRWHEERLYP comes from the coding sequence ATGAGCGAAACGGCCGACGGCGACCACTCGGGACCGGCCAACGTCGCCGGGGTAGAGGCCTTCGGGGCCACGCACGAGCCGTTCCGGCGGTTCGCGGAATGGTTCGACGAAGCCGCCGCCAGCGAGCCGAACGATCCGAACGCGATGGCGCTCGCGACCGTCGACGCCACGGGTATGCCCAACGTGCGCATGGTCCTGCTGAAGGGTTTCGACGGCGATGGGTTCGTCTTCTACACGAACCTCGAGAGCCAGAAGGGGCGGGAGATCGCGCATTGCGCCAAGGCCGCGCTCTGCTTCCATTGGAAGAGCCTGCGCCGACAGGTCCGCGTCAGGGGAGCGCTGCAGGGGGTGAGCGAGCAGGAGGCCGACGAGTACTATCACAGCCGGCCGCTCGGCAGCCGCCTCGGCGCCTGGGCCTCCAAGCAGTCGCGCCCGCTCGAAAGCGCGCACGCTCTCGAGGCCGCCGTTGCCGCATACACCGCGCGTTACGCCCTCGCCACCCCACCACGCCCGCGGCATTGGTCGGGATTTCGCCTCGCACCGATCGAAATCGAATTCTGGCGCGATCGCCCGTTCCGGTTGCACGAGCGGATCGTCTTCAGGCGCAGCCGTCCGGATACCCGTTGGCACGAGGAGCGGCTCTATCCTTGA
- a CDS encoding histidine phosphatase family protein — translation MYFVRHGQTDWNAEGRLQGGRDIPLNDLGRAQAARNGRRLAELIGAPDRFHFVASPLARARETMALIRREMGLTPDDYATDNRLTEIAFGDWEGRRWADLHAEEPDALAMRARDPFGFRPPGKAESYADLTRRVAAWVAGLEGGQALVVVSHGGVSRALRGHLLALPRHQIPELRTPQDEVLRIDGREIDWL, via the coding sequence ATCTACTTCGTCCGTCATGGTCAGACGGATTGGAATGCCGAGGGCCGGCTCCAGGGCGGCCGCGACATTCCGTTGAACGACCTCGGGCGCGCCCAGGCTGCCCGCAACGGTCGCCGGCTCGCCGAACTGATCGGAGCTCCCGACCGCTTTCACTTCGTTGCGAGCCCACTTGCGCGCGCCCGCGAAACCATGGCGCTGATCCGCCGCGAAATGGGTCTCACTCCGGACGACTACGCCACGGACAATCGCCTCACCGAGATCGCGTTCGGCGATTGGGAAGGTCGCCGCTGGGCCGATCTTCACGCCGAGGAACCGGACGCCCTCGCCATGCGCGCTCGCGATCCCTTCGGGTTTCGCCCCCCGGGCAAGGCCGAGAGCTACGCCGATCTGACGCGCCGTGTGGCGGCTTGGGTGGCGGGGCTGGAGGGCGGGCAAGCCCTCGTCGTCGTTTCCCACGGCGGGGTTTCACGAGCGCTACGCGGTCACCTGCTCGCCTTGCCTCGACACCAGATCCCCGAGTTGCGCACCCCGCAGGACGAGGTCCTGCGCATCGACGGGCGCGAGATCGACTGGCTCTGA
- a CDS encoding response regulator, with protein sequence MSNSQTTDETALLPRHDAPAHILIVDDDEQIRQLASRFLREHGYRVSAARDGREMRAAIAEGHVDLVILDVMLPGGNGFELCRELRTTSQLPIIMLTALASDTDRIVGLELGADDYLAKPFNPRELLARINAILRRVRRSVQEPVATLVERLVFAGWTLDIRRRELTDPSGVIVDLSTGEYDLLLTFLENPQRVLSRDQLMDAAKHRIATGFDRAIDIQVSRLRKKLDSGGDGQGLVKTVRGAGYMLVPAVTRA encoded by the coding sequence ATGAGCAACAGTCAGACCACCGATGAGACGGCCCTGCTGCCGCGCCACGATGCGCCGGCCCATATCCTCATCGTCGACGACGACGAGCAGATCCGCCAGCTCGCCTCCCGCTTCCTGCGCGAGCACGGTTACCGCGTTTCGGCTGCCCGCGACGGCCGTGAAATGCGGGCCGCCATCGCCGAGGGCCACGTCGATCTCGTCATCCTCGATGTCATGCTGCCGGGCGGCAACGGTTTCGAACTCTGCCGGGAGCTGCGCACGACATCGCAGCTTCCGATCATCATGCTGACGGCGCTCGCCTCCGACACCGACCGCATCGTCGGGCTCGAACTCGGCGCCGACGATTATCTCGCCAAGCCCTTCAACCCGCGCGAGCTGCTCGCCCGCATCAACGCCATCCTGAGGCGCGTGCGCCGCTCCGTCCAGGAGCCGGTCGCCACGCTGGTCGAGCGTCTGGTGTTCGCGGGCTGGACGCTCGACATCCGCCGCCGCGAACTGACCGATCCTTCCGGCGTCATCGTCGATCTCTCGACCGGTGAATACGATCTCCTTCTGACGTTTCTCGAGAATCCGCAGCGCGTGCTGAGCCGCGACCAATTGATGGATGCCGCCAAGCATCGCATCGCCACCGGCTTCGACCGCGCCATCGATATCCAGGTCAGCCGTCTGCGGAAAAAGCTCGATTCCGGCGGCGACGGCCAGGGCCTGGTCAAGACGGTCCGCGGCGCTGGCTACATGCTGGTGCCGGCGGTGACTCGCGCGTGA
- a CDS encoding SDR family oxidoreductase codes for MPSQSNEPRKTLILTGASRGIGHATVKRFSSAGWRVISCSRQPFPENCPWEAGPEDHIQVDLSSPGDTERAITVMKERLEANGSRLNALVNNAAISPKGPGGSRLGTIETPREDWMTVFQVNFFSSVMLARGLMSELERAQGAVVNVTSIAGSRVHPFAGAAYATSKAALAALTREMAHDFGSRGIRVNSISPGEIQTSILSPGTEKIVEQQIPMRRLGDPAEVAKAIYFLCTDASSYVNGAELHINGGQHV; via the coding sequence ATGCCTAGTCAGAGCAACGAGCCGCGCAAGACGCTGATCCTCACAGGGGCCAGTCGCGGGATCGGCCATGCCACGGTGAAACGCTTTTCCTCGGCCGGCTGGCGGGTGATCTCGTGCTCGCGCCAGCCCTTTCCCGAGAACTGCCCGTGGGAGGCCGGCCCCGAGGACCATATCCAGGTCGATCTCTCCAGCCCCGGGGACACCGAGCGCGCCATTACCGTCATGAAGGAACGGCTCGAAGCGAACGGTTCACGCCTCAATGCACTCGTCAACAACGCGGCGATCTCGCCGAAAGGACCGGGCGGCAGCCGGCTCGGCACCATCGAGACGCCGCGCGAGGACTGGATGACCGTATTCCAGGTGAATTTCTTTTCGTCCGTCATGCTGGCACGCGGCCTCATGAGCGAGCTGGAGCGCGCCCAGGGCGCCGTGGTCAACGTCACCTCGATCGCCGGCAGCCGCGTGCATCCGTTCGCCGGAGCGGCCTATGCCACATCGAAGGCCGCCCTCGCGGCGCTGACGCGCGAGATGGCGCACGATTTCGGCAGCCGCGGCATCCGCGTCAACTCGATCTCACCGGGCGAAATCCAGACATCCATTCTCTCTCCGGGGACGGAAAAAATCGTCGAGCAACAGATTCCGATGCGCCGGCTGGGCGATCCGGCCGAGGTCGCCAAGGCGATCTATTTCCTCTGCACGGACGCTTCGAGCTACGTCAACGGCGCGGAACTGCACATCAACGGCGGTCAGCACGTCTGA
- a CDS encoding DUF3421 domain-containing protein yields the protein MPNPSEEETNMPKQDRHGLRAASAAGLIAIVSLIAGTAGAADGWTPASGGHATAEAVVGGWEANGERLFVCSAKFNGGIHAGKVRAQFGGCNIGWGGREHTVAQYWVLTGAGFSWWPTAGGHVPRHAVQGGNEQDGEPLYVCRAFFNGGIHAGKVRAQFGGCNIGWGGREHTVRDYEVLVR from the coding sequence ATGCCGAACCCGAGCGAAGAGGAGACGAATATGCCGAAGCAAGACCGTCACGGCCTTCGGGCCGCATCGGCCGCGGGCCTCATCGCGATCGTGTCGCTCATAGCGGGTACGGCCGGGGCCGCTGACGGTTGGACCCCGGCAAGCGGCGGGCATGCCACCGCCGAGGCGGTGGTCGGTGGCTGGGAGGCGAACGGCGAGCGGCTCTTCGTCTGCTCGGCGAAATTCAACGGCGGAATCCACGCCGGCAAGGTCCGCGCGCAGTTCGGCGGGTGCAACATCGGCTGGGGCGGCCGCGAACACACGGTCGCGCAATACTGGGTGCTGACCGGCGCAGGGTTCAGTTGGTGGCCGACAGCGGGCGGCCATGTGCCCCGGCACGCGGTGCAGGGCGGTAACGAACAGGATGGCGAGCCGCTCTACGTGTGCCGCGCCTTCTTCAATGGCGGCATCCATGCCGGCAAGGTCCGCGCGCAATTCGGCGGGTGCAACATCGGCTGGGGCGGCCGCGAACACACGGTTCGAGACTACGAAGTGCTGGTGCGCTGA
- a CDS encoding HAMP domain-containing protein, with protein sequence MRRIADLAIELTPADIILGTGEDPHVALLSIRLPDSTWLNVSLFDTRRPRQARHGALLSTSLMAVGVALLAFVVARWLSRPLVEMAGRVRRLRPDDGPSPLAETGPSEVRELASAFNAMQRRVADSVAQRTRSLAAVSHDLRTPLTRLRLRLDEVGDPALRDAIGRDIGDMEQMISATLAYLRGDGAGEPRRPVDLVALLGTIVDDAVDAGRSATLVAPDHAVVQARHLGIKRAVTNLVDNALRFGGEVRVELRLEAAHAVVTVEDDGPGIPEDHLENVLEPFVRLEDSRNAETGGVGLGLTIARAAVEADGGSLALANRPEGGLSATIRLPLPVR encoded by the coding sequence GTGCGGCGGATTGCCGATCTGGCGATCGAACTGACGCCGGCCGACATCATTCTCGGCACGGGCGAAGATCCGCACGTCGCGCTACTCTCCATTCGTCTGCCCGATTCGACTTGGCTCAACGTCAGCTTGTTCGATACCAGGCGCCCCCGCCAGGCCCGGCACGGCGCGCTACTATCGACCAGCCTCATGGCGGTCGGCGTCGCGCTGCTCGCCTTCGTGGTGGCGCGCTGGCTCTCACGTCCCCTCGTCGAGATGGCCGGCCGGGTGCGCCGTCTGCGACCCGACGATGGACCCTCGCCGCTTGCGGAAACCGGTCCGAGCGAGGTGCGCGAACTCGCCTCGGCCTTCAACGCCATGCAGCGGCGCGTCGCCGATTCCGTCGCCCAGCGCACCCGCTCGCTCGCAGCCGTTTCGCACGACCTCAGAACCCCCCTGACGCGGCTTCGCCTGCGCCTCGACGAAGTCGGCGATCCGGCCCTTCGTGACGCGATCGGGCGCGACATCGGCGACATGGAGCAGATGATTTCCGCCACCCTCGCCTACCTGCGGGGTGACGGAGCAGGCGAGCCGCGGCGTCCGGTCGATCTCGTCGCATTGCTGGGCACGATCGTCGACGACGCGGTCGACGCCGGCCGCAGTGCGACGCTCGTGGCGCCCGACCATGCCGTGGTTCAAGCCCGCCATCTCGGCATCAAGCGCGCCGTCACCAACCTCGTGGACAACGCCTTGCGCTTCGGCGGCGAGGTCCGTGTCGAATTGCGGCTCGAGGCCGCCCATGCCGTGGTCACGGTCGAGGACGATGGCCCCGGCATTCCCGAGGACCACCTCGAGAACGTGCTCGAACCGTTCGTGCGCCTCGAGGATTCGCGCAATGCCGAGACCGGTGGCGTCGGCCTCGGCCTCACCATCGCCCGTGCAGCCGTCGAGGCCGACGGAGGCAGCCTCGCGCTCGCCAACCGACCCGAGGGCGGCCTTAGCGCGACGATCCGACTGCCGCTGCCTGTGCGCTGA
- a CDS encoding MBL fold metallo-hydrolase: MIVEYGTAEELAPAVLRLVAANPGPMTFKGTNSYLIGRESLALVDPGPDDAAHVEAIVRAAAGRPITHILVTHTHRDHIGGLERLQHLTGAPSLAIAPSVYGAADAVVTSTGQAPAAGAGEPAASEKSIREAALTSFVPDIGLRDGERVEAGDCAIEVVHTPGHTPDHVAFRLLEGGILFTGDHVMGWNTTVVIPPEGRMAHYMDSLERLYAADADRLYLPGHGDVVRQPRRLVKAFLMHRRMREAAILDVLAEGPATIDSVTARVHQGLAENLMAAARLQVEAQLEWLSERGLAVELRVRGQPSSFSVPPRPA, from the coding sequence TCGTTGCGGCCAACCCAGGTCCGATGACCTTCAAGGGGACGAATTCGTATCTCATCGGCCGCGAGAGCCTCGCCCTCGTCGATCCCGGTCCGGACGACGCGGCCCACGTCGAGGCGATCGTGCGTGCCGCCGCCGGGCGCCCGATCACGCACATCCTGGTTACGCATACGCACCGCGATCACATCGGCGGCCTCGAGCGCCTTCAGCACCTCACCGGTGCGCCGTCTTTGGCGATCGCCCCTTCGGTTTATGGTGCCGCGGACGCCGTGGTGACCTCGACCGGCCAGGCGCCCGCCGCCGGCGCTGGCGAACCGGCCGCCTCGGAAAAATCGATCCGTGAGGCGGCGCTCACGAGCTTCGTGCCGGACATCGGCCTTCGCGACGGCGAGCGTGTCGAGGCAGGCGATTGCGCGATCGAGGTGGTCCATACCCCCGGGCACACACCCGACCATGTCGCCTTCCGACTGCTGGAGGGGGGCATTCTTTTCACGGGCGACCACGTGATGGGCTGGAACACGACCGTGGTCATCCCGCCGGAAGGCCGCATGGCGCACTACATGGACTCGCTGGAGCGCCTCTACGCCGCCGACGCGGATCGCCTTTATCTCCCCGGGCACGGTGACGTCGTCCGCCAGCCCCGCCGGCTGGTCAAGGCCTTCCTGATGCATCGCAGGATGCGTGAAGCCGCCATTCTCGATGTGCTGGCAGAGGGGCCGGCGACTATCGATTCCGTGACTGCGCGTGTCCACCAAGGCCTGGCTGAAAACTTGATGGCGGCGGCGCGGCTGCAGGTTGAGGCGCAGCTGGAGTGGCTTTCGGAGCGGGGGCTGGCCGTCGAACTTCGGGTGCGCGGACAACCCTCGTCTTTTTCGGTGCCGCCGCGGCCGGCGTAG